From one Rhizobium sp. CIAT894 genomic stretch:
- a CDS encoding M16 family metallopeptidase, producing MSSKQTERAAAWWFLATVSLVVNFASPAYSDTPSVAWPQTQSDLQADSDVHFGMLANGMRFAIMRNATPPGQASIRFRIGSGSLEENDNQQGLAHFLEHMAFKGSTHVAEGEMIRILQRKGLAFGPDTNAHTSYDETVYALDLPEVDADTVSTGLMLMRETASELTLDAGAFDRERGVILSEERLRDTPQYRAGLGIMNSLLAGRRATIRTPIGKADIISNAPVDLVRDYYRANYRPDRATLMVVGDIDPAAMEKEIRQRFGDWKPVGPAPAKADLGTLETKAESADVLVVPGGMTSVQIAWTRPYDAAADTSAKRRTQLVEDLGLLVLKRRLSSIASKADAPFITAIAGSQDLLDSAHVVLITANSETDKWQAALTTIDQEQRRIQEFGVAQAELDREILEYRSFLQAAAAGAATRTTTDIASSLASSVDDNQVFTSPAEDLSLFETITKDVTAAELNQALQQAFSGNGPQVVLQTAQSSQGGADTVRQVYDASKAIAVSAPSGAADVVWPYTHFGEAGAVVERRVVEDLGLTMVRFSNGVRLTVKPTKLRANEVLVREDIGRGRLDLPQDRSAPIWASPAVALSGLKAMDYQDIQKALAANIVGVDFSIGDSSFKFDGRTRPEDLATQLQLMTAYTSDPAYRSEAFKRVQQAYLSGLDQYESTPGGVISRDFASLAHSGDPRWTFPDRQQLSAAKPDSFEALFRPMVSDGPIDITIVGDVAVDDAIRLTAETFGALPPRPEAAPGNNSDEVRFPTTKTPVLQTHNGRSDSAGAVAGAPIGDLLSDLPRSFTANIATQIFQNRLIDQFRIAEGASYALQGDVDLSGEIPGYGYAYFYVETEPEKVARFYALVDEIANDLSAHDVSPDELARAREPIIETLKHQRQGNEYWIEYLHHAQADSRRLDRIRDNLSGYGKVTAEDIRKFATTYFSPEKFWKFEVLPAAVR from the coding sequence ATGTCTTCCAAACAAACGGAACGTGCCGCCGCTTGGTGGTTTCTCGCGACGGTCTCCCTTGTCGTAAACTTCGCGTCGCCTGCCTATTCGGACACACCGTCCGTGGCTTGGCCGCAAACGCAAAGCGACCTCCAAGCCGACTCCGATGTCCATTTCGGCATGCTCGCCAACGGTATGCGGTTTGCGATCATGCGTAACGCCACGCCGCCCGGACAGGCATCGATCCGCTTTCGCATCGGCTCCGGCTCGCTTGAGGAAAACGACAACCAGCAGGGGCTGGCGCATTTTCTCGAGCACATGGCCTTCAAGGGTTCGACCCATGTCGCCGAAGGCGAGATGATCCGTATCCTGCAGCGCAAGGGCTTGGCCTTCGGACCGGACACCAACGCCCATACCTCTTATGACGAAACCGTCTATGCACTCGATCTTCCCGAGGTCGATGCAGACACGGTTTCGACGGGCCTGATGCTGATGCGGGAGACGGCGAGCGAGTTGACGCTCGATGCCGGCGCCTTCGATCGAGAACGCGGCGTCATCCTGTCGGAGGAGCGGCTGCGCGATACGCCGCAGTACCGCGCCGGGCTCGGAATCATGAATTCGCTGCTCGCCGGCCGGCGCGCGACCATCCGCACGCCGATCGGCAAAGCCGACATCATCAGCAATGCGCCGGTGGATCTCGTCCGCGATTATTATCGGGCCAATTACCGGCCCGATCGGGCAACGCTGATGGTGGTGGGCGATATCGACCCGGCCGCCATGGAAAAGGAAATCCGGCAGCGCTTCGGCGACTGGAAGCCCGTGGGTCCGGCGCCGGCAAAAGCGGATCTTGGCACGCTGGAGACGAAAGCTGAGAGCGCCGACGTCCTCGTTGTTCCCGGCGGTATGACGAGCGTTCAGATCGCCTGGACGCGCCCCTATGACGCCGCGGCCGACACCTCTGCCAAGCGCCGCACTCAGCTTGTTGAAGATCTCGGCCTTTTGGTGCTCAAGCGTCGGCTGAGCAGCATCGCCAGCAAGGCGGATGCCCCTTTCATCACTGCGATCGCCGGCTCACAGGATCTGCTCGATTCCGCTCATGTCGTCTTGATCACGGCAAATTCAGAGACCGACAAATGGCAGGCGGCGCTGACGACCATTGATCAGGAACAGCGGCGCATCCAGGAGTTCGGCGTTGCGCAGGCTGAACTCGATCGCGAAATTCTCGAATATCGCTCGTTCCTCCAGGCTGCTGCGGCCGGAGCCGCGACGCGCACGACCACCGACATTGCTTCCTCGCTGGCGAGCAGCGTCGATGACAATCAGGTCTTCACCTCGCCTGCCGAAGATCTCTCGCTGTTCGAAACGATCACAAAGGACGTCACTGCGGCCGAGCTCAATCAGGCCCTGCAACAGGCTTTCTCCGGCAACGGCCCGCAGGTCGTGCTGCAGACGGCCCAATCGTCGCAGGGCGGGGCCGACACGGTTCGGCAAGTCTATGATGCCTCGAAAGCCATTGCCGTTTCGGCGCCGTCCGGTGCAGCAGACGTCGTCTGGCCCTACACCCATTTCGGCGAAGCGGGCGCTGTGGTCGAACGCCGCGTGGTCGAGGATCTCGGTTTGACCATGGTGCGCTTTTCCAACGGCGTGCGCCTTACCGTCAAGCCGACCAAGCTGCGTGCCAACGAAGTGCTGGTGCGCGAGGATATCGGCCGCGGTCGGCTGGACCTGCCGCAGGACCGTTCCGCCCCGATCTGGGCATCTCCGGCCGTCGCGCTGTCCGGCCTGAAGGCCATGGATTACCAGGATATACAGAAGGCGCTGGCGGCCAATATCGTCGGCGTCGATTTCTCGATCGGCGACAGCTCCTTCAAGTTCGACGGCCGCACACGGCCTGAAGATCTCGCCACGCAACTGCAGCTGATGACGGCTTATACCTCTGATCCTGCCTACCGTTCCGAGGCGTTCAAGCGTGTGCAGCAAGCCTATTTGAGCGGCCTCGATCAATATGAATCGACCCCCGGTGGCGTTATCAGCCGCGATTTCGCGAGCCTCGCGCATTCCGGCGACCCGCGCTGGACCTTCCCCGATCGCCAGCAATTGTCAGCCGCCAAGCCGGATAGTTTCGAGGCACTGTTCCGGCCGATGGTTTCCGACGGCCCGATCGATATTACCATCGTCGGCGATGTAGCCGTGGACGACGCAATCCGGCTGACGGCTGAAACCTTCGGTGCCTTGCCGCCACGCCCGGAGGCGGCGCCGGGCAACAATTCGGACGAGGTGCGTTTTCCCACGACCAAGACGCCCGTTTTGCAGACCCACAACGGAAGATCGGATAGTGCCGGCGCCGTAGCCGGGGCTCCCATTGGCGATTTGCTCTCCGATCTGCCGCGGTCCTTCACCGCCAACATTGCCACCCAGATTTTTCAGAACAGGTTGATCGACCAGTTTCGTATCGCGGAAGGAGCAAGTTATGCCCTGCAGGGCGACGTCGACCTGTCAGGGGAAATTCCCGGCTACGGCTACGCCTATTTCTACGTCGAGACGGAGCCGGAAAAGGTCGCGCGCTTCTACGCGCTTGTCGACGAGATCGCCAATGATCTCAGCGCTCATGATGTCTCTCCGGATGAGCTCGCGCGTGCCCGGGAACCCATCATTGAGACACTGAAGCACCAGCGGCAGGGCAACGAATATTGGATTGAATACCTGCATCACGCTCAGGCAGATTCGCGCCGTTTAGACCGGATACGCGACAATCTCAGCGGCTACGGCAAGGTCACCGCCGAGGATATCCGCAAGTTCGCCACGACCTATTTCAGTCCGGAAAAATTCTGGAAATTCGAAGTGCTGCCGGCGGCAGTAAGATAG
- a CDS encoding ABC transporter substrate-binding protein, which produces MAIALPAHAETTLTVHYPMPGFFKDVMDTISKKFMAENPDIKIQFASPSATYEEGIQTILRQVGTSEMPDITFIGLNRLRMLDERDVAVDLGPLVMKDGNMAEQGFSDTILKLAQVKGKQVGLAFATSNPIMYYNADLVKAAGGDPDNPPKTWDEVIALGGKIKALGNGVDGIDFRWQGDDWMFSALLFGAGGKMLSDDESKVAFNGPEGQKAVEVLHRLVTEGGMPVFTKPAGEQAFAAGKVGFEFQTTGALRNTIKNVGDKFDLRTAKIPLIDPVNGRLPTGGNAVVILTHDAAKQDAAWKFAKFAAGPYGASVVVPGTGYVPNNELAAKSADYLGDFYKQNPLFQAGLSQMPVMIPWYAFPGSNGVKVTQTIVDNLSRIVDQSAEPKEALDDAAADVEGMLPRS; this is translated from the coding sequence ATGGCAATCGCGCTTCCCGCGCATGCCGAGACGACGCTGACGGTTCACTACCCGATGCCGGGCTTTTTCAAGGACGTGATGGACACGATCTCGAAGAAGTTCATGGCGGAAAATCCCGATATCAAGATTCAGTTCGCCAGCCCCTCGGCCACCTATGAAGAAGGCATCCAGACGATCCTTCGCCAGGTCGGCACCAGCGAAATGCCCGATATCACCTTCATCGGCCTGAACCGCCTGCGCATGCTCGACGAACGCGATGTCGCCGTCGACCTCGGCCCGCTCGTCATGAAAGACGGCAACATGGCCGAACAGGGCTTCTCCGACACCATCCTCAAGCTCGCCCAGGTCAAGGGCAAGCAGGTCGGCCTCGCTTTCGCGACCTCCAATCCGATCATGTATTACAACGCCGATCTGGTGAAGGCGGCAGGCGGCGATCCCGACAATCCGCCGAAGACCTGGGACGAGGTCATCGCGCTCGGCGGCAAGATCAAAGCGCTCGGCAATGGCGTCGACGGCATCGATTTCCGCTGGCAGGGCGACGACTGGATGTTTTCGGCTCTGCTCTTCGGCGCCGGCGGCAAGATGCTGAGCGACGACGAAAGCAAGGTTGCCTTCAACGGCCCGGAAGGCCAGAAGGCCGTCGAGGTCCTGCATCGCCTCGTCACCGAAGGCGGCATGCCCGTCTTCACCAAGCCCGCCGGCGAACAGGCATTTGCAGCCGGCAAGGTCGGATTCGAGTTCCAGACCACCGGCGCGCTGCGCAACACGATCAAGAATGTCGGCGACAAGTTCGACCTGCGCACCGCCAAGATCCCGCTGATCGATCCAGTGAACGGCCGTCTTCCCACAGGCGGCAACGCCGTCGTCATCCTGACCCATGACGCCGCCAAGCAGGATGCCGCCTGGAAATTCGCCAAATTCGCCGCCGGCCCTTATGGCGCCTCGGTCGTCGTGCCCGGCACCGGCTATGTCCCGAACAACGAGCTTGCCGCGAAGTCAGCCGACTATCTCGGCGACTTCTACAAGCAGAACCCGCTGTTCCAGGCAGGTCTCAGCCAGATGCCTGTCATGATCCCCTGGTATGCCTTCCCCGGCTCGAACGGCGTCAAGGTCACCCAGACGATCGTCGACAACCTCTCGCGCATCGTCGACCAGTCGGCCGAGCCGAAGGAAGCGCTCGACGACGCCGCCGCCGATGTCGAAGGCATGCTGCCGCGCAGCTGA
- a CDS encoding substrate-binding domain-containing protein — translation MATLQQVAFRAGCSLATASRVLNRNGPASDLMVRKVRRAAAELGYHAVGRLGRRPVVGVLIPSITNPVFASSLSSIQNRMLVAGHGVLIAQSNYDPAREADAVAVLLNDRPTGLILTVCDPSSSAALLARLPPTVLLHNLPTAQFPAAVTADNRGAGREIATFLIGMGHRRILFLSGNFAASDRARLRYQGYLEAMAEAGLAPLDVVEIPFIGSYDQLDLSTVMTLLSPTAIIASNDLLALGVIGALKREGLSVPGDVSVAGFDGIAIGRLIDPPLTTIEMPDASMGATAASLLLDMAENAAPARHLDVAYTLRRGGTVRAI, via the coding sequence ATGGCGACATTGCAGCAGGTCGCGTTCCGGGCGGGATGCTCGCTGGCGACAGCAAGCCGCGTTCTCAACCGCAATGGACCGGCCAGCGACCTGATGGTGCGCAAGGTGCGCCGCGCCGCCGCCGAACTCGGTTATCACGCCGTCGGACGGCTCGGACGCAGGCCGGTGGTCGGCGTGCTGATTCCGAGCATCACCAATCCGGTCTTTGCCTCGTCGCTGTCGAGTATCCAGAACCGCATGCTGGTAGCCGGCCATGGTGTCTTGATCGCCCAGTCGAATTACGATCCGGCCCGTGAAGCCGATGCCGTCGCGGTGCTGCTCAACGACCGGCCGACAGGGTTGATCCTGACCGTCTGCGATCCATCGAGCAGCGCGGCGCTGCTTGCCCGGCTGCCGCCGACCGTGCTGCTCCATAACCTGCCGACGGCGCAGTTTCCGGCGGCGGTCACCGCCGACAATCGCGGCGCCGGCCGAGAGATCGCCACCTTCCTGATCGGCATGGGCCATCGCCGCATTCTCTTCCTCTCCGGCAATTTCGCCGCCTCCGACAGGGCGCGGCTTCGCTACCAGGGTTATCTCGAGGCGATGGCCGAGGCCGGGCTGGCACCACTGGATGTCGTAGAGATCCCTTTCATCGGCAGTTACGACCAGCTCGATCTCAGCACCGTCATGACCTTGCTTTCGCCGACGGCGATCATCGCCTCCAACGATCTTCTGGCGCTCGGCGTCATCGGCGCGCTGAAGCGCGAGGGGCTCTCGGTACCGGGGGATGTTTCGGTCGCCGGCTTCGACGGCATCGCCATCGGCCGGCTGATCGATCCGCCGCTGACGACGATCGAAATGCCGGATGCCAGCATGGGGGCGACGGCCGCATCGCTGCTGCTCGACATGGCGGAGAATGCCGCCCCTGCCCGCCATCTCGACGTCGCCTATACGCTGCGCCGTGGCGGCACCGTGCGCGCCATCTGA